The sequence ctctcagGTCTCAACAATATTGgagtgaagccttaacatgatatttagcatgatttgcagcttatcaacttaatcacatgatTACAACACAATATCAACATAAAAGAGCAGCTAAACGGTGCCATGGAGTGATCCAGGCCGcatttctcacggtgcacgcccatacgcccgtcacttggcatttgcatcgcctcaatagtaatcatagaaaaCATAGTTCAGGGTTTCGaatcctcagaaccaagtttggaagcgttacttacctcaagccaagccaaactctagcccgcaatgccttttcctctcgatTCGTCCCCCAAgtgccccgaatctaaccaaaattagtatataaccatcaaaatacGCTAAGGGAGTGAAATACATACGAAATTAACCAAATTAagacacaaaattcgaaattgaccaaacccgaTCCCCGTGCCCACATTTCAGAGTTCGACAAATTTTACATCAACAGAATCCTTATTCCgccacgagttcattcataccaaaagtaccaaaatcagacctcaaatgacctctcaaatcgtcactcaaagctctccaattaaccaagccctaacccccaatttactACGAATTTTCCCTTAAATTTCATGCTAACAACGATAAAAATCACCATAATAATGAGCTTAGGAACCAAGGACTTTACCTCAATGAATCCttctgaaaatctcccttgaaattgCTCCCAAAAGCTTCACCCCGAATGAAATATTGAGAGAAATGACCAAAAATCACGAAGGAAAATCTTTTATACTTTCTcacccaggtttttcgcacctgcggtctatttccgcttctgcgctaccgcttctgcggtcaaaggcaccgcttctgcggtttttcaCTTAAGTCcccttttccgcacctgcgacccagactccgcatctgcgggccCGCAAGTGCGGCTCACCTCCCGCATCTACGTTTTCTGCTCTCTTCATCTGTAGTCACATCTGCGGTTCCATACCCGCTTCTGCGAGTCCGCATTTGCTATCCCCTAGTCGCAGGTGCAGTTCTGACAGCAATAGTAGACTTCACCTACCAAACCCAACTCAAAATCTCCCATTAACCACCCGAAAataccctgaggcccccgggacctcaaccaaaagcacgaactagtcctataccactatccaaacttataccaatcttcaaaacacctcaaacaacatcgaatcaaccaaataacatcggattcaagcctaaggttccaaaaatcttttgaattccgcttttgatcaaaaagtctatcaaaccatgcccgaatgacctgaaattttgcacacacatcccaaatgacacaatgcacctattgcaactctcggagttccatccgacctctatatcaaaatctcacctatcaatcggaaaacaccaaaatttcaatttcgccaattcaagcctaaatctactacggacctccaaaacacattctgatcataCTCTTAAGTCttaaatcatctcccgaagctatccgaaccatcggaattcacatccgggccctttttcacataagtcaacatccagttgactttaccaacctaagcttactcaaaagagactaagtgtctcattacTTCCCAAAACCATTCCGAAtttgaaccaactaacccgacaccacataacatggataaacaaagcataaagaagcagaaatggggaaaacagagcggtaactcatgaaaggaccggttgggtcgttataaaaaaaagtactattaaaaaggaaatagtgtttgtaatatattttagtacaattaacaaaagagctaattagtttgggtgaatTCTGTTTCAAAAggggcatatatggaccaactatgtgacggtaagggcatatATGGGCTAAAGTATTAACAAAgagcaaatgtgctcaatttcgtataatacaagggcatatttggaccttttgtcgaatctttaatcaaaactccaaagtcaaccaaaaagtcaaactccgcacctcggaacccgaaaaaactcacaaaatccaacaagtcattcaattacgagtccaaccatatgagtttcacccaaatctgactctgaaGCGATGTTCAAAACTAAAAATACACTCTATAAAACTTTGGACAAAACCCCCCagttttctctttaaaattcacagtCCAATCACCAAAAACGAAAATAGATTcacaaaatataatcaaaaccaaatagagaacacttacccaaatccatatggtgaaaatcgcctaaaatttgccTAAATTCGAgcttcccaactcaaaatatgaccaaatgaacaaactctcgatattaaatatttttgccCAGTTGTTCTGCCACATTTCGTGTGTCAGATGATcccgaaactcacttttgatacctccaatggattccttttGAAATACCAGTCAAGTTAGACTTTTGAAtaactccatttgaccttataataaaggagatatattggtttcaatatttaaaaatagtgcagatttttaaatacgaatttcaatgacaatttcgtaattaatttggaaaaaaatccgacaacccaattcttagtaaaatgatcataaattcttcatacgatgtcgaaacttgatgatttcagttgctatggttccaaaattatgatacgggTCTAATTCTTCAATCAAAACAAAAGTTGGAGCTCAGTTTCTTAATGTGGTACCAATTATGCTTGAAGAAATGgcatcgaaacataaaaaacgagcgcaaacacaactcaaacctatctgaaactcatccaAACTCTTGGGACCCCGtcgaatatatcaacaagtcccataacataacacgaactcattcgaggcctcaaatcacgcataacaatattgaaatgacgaatcgcacctcgaatcaaacgtaatgaactttgaatcttttaacttccaaaactcatgccgaaacatatcaaatccacCCGGAATGAGcccaaatttcacacacaagtcTCAAATGGCATAATGAAGGTATTCCAATTCTCTGAACCATAATCTGAatctgatatcctcaaagtcaactctcggtcaaacttatgaactttccaaaccttcaaatttccaacttttgccaatttgtgccgaaaccttctagaaatatccaaatgcaaattcgggcatacacatgagtctaaaatcaccatccctacctaaaggaaccatcaaactccaatccaaggtcaaatactaaaaagtcaaacttggtcaactcttccaatttaaagcttcaaacatgaaattcattcttccaaactaattccgaaacacctgaaaaatcaaaaccgacgattcacacaagtcataatacatcatttGAAGCTACTCAATACATCAAACCACCGAGtaaagtacaaatgctcaaaacgacgagtcgggtcattacattttatctcactattgactgtctCTTTCAAAACTTATCCTTTCGTGGAAGACATAACTTCTTTACAAGTTTGAGGCTCGTTTTTTAACAGGAAAGTCAAAAAAATTGATCCAAAGAAAGTAGTTGTCCTTTGACGTTTattacgtcttggattctccccATTAGGTGTATTTTCagtgtttcttcccgaggtcactTAGATCTTCGCAAGATGACTCACTTttctttttatacggatatataatTTCAAAGAGTTCGGCATTATCTAATTCTATCATCGTATTAATGTGAATGTCAGAATTTTCTAATTTATCAACTAGAAAATCATATTCCTTACTATTGATTGTATATCCTGTGAAAATACAATCAACAACTTTCGATCATATTTTtacccttttaggtttaggaacttgcGACTTTAGCTAAGTaccccccacactttaaaatattttaagttggaCTTTCCTCATTTCCATTTTAATATGGAatagattgtgttttgctataGGGAACTCAATTGAGTATTCGGTTAACTGTAAGAATAGCTTCCTCCCACAAGTTCTAGGATAAACCAGAAAACTTATCAGCAAGGCATTCATGATATCCTTTaatgttttattttttctttccacAATTTCATTGTATTGCAGTGAGTAATGGGCGGTCGCTTAGTGAATAATGTCATGTTTCAAACATATATCTttaaaaggagattcatattcgtcGCACGGATTACTTTGTAGAGCCAACCACAGGAATTGTTATTTGTGTAACGATATAGCTAGAATTAataaatggtgaagtttttaatcttcaaatcGAGTAATATCTGATATAGTCAGATTTAAtaaacgatgaagtttttaatttttaaaccGAGTATAttcgatataagttcactacggaaagttcaaagggaaacctacttatccagatgcaattaatccttggtTGTAAATCTCACActcgtccgtgcattcctttgtCTTATAGTCATTCCCCATCATctgggggattgttgggattgaaggttggtgaatgggaaatggagggaagaaatgtgaaaagaaagtgaattcATTTATGCTTTGGAAAGAGCAATTGTCCCTTATTGATGgtggaaagaaaaaaagaatgtgCTTATATTGAGAAAGCACTTTCCTTGGTGTTAAATAGGTTTGAAAGAAGGTAAGCATCGCGTCGTCCCTTGGCTCGGCCTCGGATTCGGCTTCGGTTTCGGtcaaagatcaattgattgattaatctttttagacaaagtttcttttaattatttaattaattaacaaataatCAACTCGGAAAAACCTAGGACCCATGCGCgacatgacccggtccgtttcttTCCCAGattattttgaattatattttctCGGAATATTTTGAACGTTCCCGtctgttccaacagccatggttgtttctgaaaggttgcaattgatcccagaatctttccttacgaaattttcaaAACTTCCTCTCCTTCTTCCGTACAAATAAATTCCAGTGTGATTTACGGTCATTAATTGGTTCGTTGTTTACCAGCGTTTTTAGCACCGATACTCTGGTAAGTTAAACTGTTCTATcatgggaggataatattccaacacCTTGGGTACTAaatttcttaaggacacactatGCATTCAGTGAGCTCGATTTTATTCCGAAATAGATTTTCAGATTCTTTTTCTGATTATTTACATTTCTGCTTAGTTTTTCCTGTTTCTATTTTTGCTACAGGAAATTTATTGTTTCATAGTATATTATAATAATACCGATTACTAACAATTACTACATGGTGATGATGTTGGAAGAAGCAAATATTACAATGCAACAcgaaaactaaaataaaagatcAATATAAAAGAATAGGTGTGTGTATTGTACACAACTTACTCTTTATATTTCCGCTAGGAAGTTCTTTTATCCCTCGAACATATGAGTTTTATAGATTTTACACATGTTACGTTCTTGGCCTCCAGTAACTTCAAATTGGAGCATGATTACTTTGAAGTCCATATTAAGGAGTAAGGAGGGCTTGAAATAACCGAAAAGAGTGAAATGATTACGTACCGAaattaagagaagaagaaaaagctaATAAATGACTCCAAAGTAGGGTCAAAGGATAGAAATATTATACTTACAAAATATTACTCTGCTAATACTAATACTACATGGACCTAATCATGATGATCATCACCCCCTTTAACACTACTTTAGATTCAAAACTACATCCCCAGAGTGGACTCTCTCTTtttacataataataataataataataataataataataataataataataatactgaaTTGCAAAGATTTCTTTCTCTCCTTTTGCATTGTCTAAAGCAGCATTAAGAAAATTGCACAGCACAAAGCTCTTTGAATTGCTGAAAACCCCACCACCTGCATTTCCAAATTCCAAGCCCCAAAATTAAATAAATGTACAAAAAAGATTAACAATAAATGGGAAATAATGAATCCAATCAACACCACCATCATCAGCCTCCTTATTGTACTTAGCAAGGAATAAAAGTAACAGCTCTCACTTTTATTGTAATCTATCAGTCTCTTAACTGTTTCTCTACTTCTGTTTTAAAAATGAATATTTCTCCCAAAATGTTTTTGTTCTCCATTTTTTTCCCGAAAATGGTTAATTTTTTTGCCCCCATAGACATATTTTATAATCACATTTTTTTGGATTAGGAAAAAACAAGACCAAACTCAACTAATATTCTTTAGTAGATTTAGGATTTTAGATAACAAAATTAATCATTGATTACTATGGTTTatagggttttttttttgttgctaaacATGGTTTATACGTTTAAATGTTCCAAAATAGAAGTATATATCAAgtattttcttcaaataaaaataggaaacaaacaaaggaagaaaataaaaaagcgAGGCAGTCAGACCGAAGAAAGTCCAAAATTTCCTcttttaaaagcaataaaagtaATTTCTGAATTgcaaaatcaaataaagcaagCACTTTCTTCCCTAATCCTAACCAACTTTACAACctcttccttttgttttcttttacctTTTACTTTTTTTGACATGACTCACTACTACTTCAAGATACACTACACCTTAACAAGAATTAATGTCATTACGTCCAACTTTACCAAAGTCTGTCTTCTAAGCAACAAATTTAAACCTATCTTATTCACTATCCAAATGAGCTCAACTAATTTGCTCCATTTTCTTTTGAAACCAAACTCAATTACTCTCTCTATTCCAATGTAGGCAACAGTATCTCATTTGAGACGTTCCAAAATAGTATTCATCATCTTTCTATTTATAATATTATCTAAGTGTTCACAACTTTTACAAATTTTTAAGACTTCCAATATATTCCACATATCTCGTGTTGATGTAATAATAATTTTGTGTTTTAACTATTACCTTTAACATTTTCTTTCATTACTATCAATGTAGGatttattacaacaacaacatatccatTGATATCCGTTGTAATTTCGCAAGTGCATCTGGGAAGGTATTGTGTACGTAAAACTTACCCCTATCGATTTAGTATTTTACTATATCAAACGGACAatgtactttttttttaaaaactattaaCTAATTTTAACCCGTAATAGCAAGTTAGTAATTTTATCATAGATATTTACCAATAACTACTTCTCAACGACCTAATTTTAACATGTAATAGCAGGTTAGTGATTTTACACTGTTAGGGGTTTGGTACGGAAACACGTTATCTCATACGAGTAATTGATTATCCCGGGATTAGTTATATCACCCTCTCATAGCTCATAgagataaaaaaaatactaaaatccCAGAATAACTAATATCGAGATTAGTTATACCAcgattttatcccaaccaaatacaggaataaactcatctcaaattaaTTATTCTTTATCCTGAGAGCTTAAAGTTATTAATATAACATACAAGTCAAACTATATGGAGTAACAATATTTTCAGTCAAATAGCATCACGtaaaataagaccaaaggagGATATCAATTTTATAATTACCTGCATTATAGGGTGAGCAGAACCAGAAGTAGTCAAAGGGCGGATAGTAGCAGAGTCCACTTCACCGGTGGGCAAAGGAACCGCCGGATTGCTATTAATAAACGGAATATCACCACCTTTTTCCGGCAACATTGGCCCATTTGCAGGAAATAATGCACTAGGTGCAGGGCTAGGGGAAGTGGTTTCTCGCGGCTGAAACGGCCATGGGTATGCCGGAGATGGTGACACAACGCCACCAGATATCACCGGTGGAGCTCCCGCCGGTGGCTGTTCCggcgccggagttgaaagagagACCTTAATTGCTAGCTTTTGGCCTTGTAAACATGCTGCATTGGACCCATTGTTGAATGAGAAGTAAAATAAACTTGGTCTTGATGGGTGCCACTGCATTCATTTTAACAGAATTAAATTCAtcagaaaattttaaaaagatcaaatcttttagCTGATTTTTTAACACTCTTTTGAATTCTAGCCGTAAATCTTaaaaagttgaagaaattgaagctTGAATCTTGAAATTATGGAGAAATTGAGATAACTCTCTATGTTGAAGAAATTAGTagcattcacacacacacacttgaACAGGAACTGAAAGAGGAACTTACAGTATAAGACTTGGAATCAGATTTAGTGAGAAGTGTAGCTTGAGTGAAGTTGCAGACATTGAAGGCATTCTGGTTCTGGAAAATGTAGAGATTGTACTGATACTTGTGCTGGAAtactgaaaaataaaaaacagaaaCAAAAGGATATTTTGGTCCAAGTCAAAAGCTACCAATAACAGCAAAATAGCTCATATATAACTGAATGACTACTAGTACTTACTAATGGAATCTCCAATTTGGACAGTTGGGTTTTTCCATTCTGAAACTCCATCAACCACTACAGTTGCACTCTGAGAAAGCTGAAAAATTACACTTCCAAGAATGAAGAAAAACACCCAAAACATTGAGACAAGTCCCATGAAAATTGGTGCTAAATTCTTAGTCCTAAGTGAGGAAAGAATTAAAGAGAGTAACAATTAGTGTAAGCTTTAATACTATCTTTTTGAGCTCAAGAATCCAAAATAATGGAGGAAAAAGAGAGTGATACAGAAAAGTATAAATACACAGAGAAAGAGAAAAATGGAGAGCTAGAGAGGTGTTAAAGAGAGTTGTCAGATGTGTTGGGCTTTTCACGGGAAGAGAGTTTTGAATGGTGTACAGATATTGAAATTTTGGGGAATGTGTATTTATTAGCACTatagtaatttttttaattttattttttttgagtttttacaGTAAAAGTTGGAATGATTTTGTCTGCGGAAAATAAATATTTAACAAATGAAAAGATGCTTTCTTTTAAGGAAAAGTGGAACATGGAATTATGATGATTTTGGGTAGATGGTGATGAGTTATGAGTGATGATGGGGATTATTATTTCAAAATGATTAGTTTTGTGATTATGAATTTATTActctattattgttattttttcttttctatttcggGGTCTATTTTTGGGGAACCCaattttcctttaatttaacACTGAgtgcatttttttaaaattattatgaaTGTTGAGTCATTGCTTGTGGATTTTCTAggtttattttactttttactagATTGTGGGTTGTCACATGTTAATGCTTAGAAAACATTGCTACTTAATTGGTACTACTACCGCTATTCTTTTTTAGGCAGAATCATTCACAGTGTTAAGAGGTCCAAAGGTGTCGATCAGAAATTACTATTTGTCCATGTCATAAATATATGAACTATTATTGTCCATCTTCTAGAGTATTCACTGCAAATTGGAGATGTTTCCTACTAATATCATCTTTGTCTACAAATTTCCTTGCGCTAAATTGatgttaaaatattaaaatattttgtCCTCTCCTTCAAAACGTGgaaggagaaagaagaaaatgaagctGCGACTACTGTAATATAGTAATTAATTATACCTTCAAAACGTATATCTACCATTTATGAGTTATTGAGTTATTGCGGTGGAGTTCCGCGTGATGGATTAGTATATATTCCCTCCGTTTTAAATTAGATAATGtactttttttttagtttgttgtAAAATACTCCAtctatttcaatttagatgagatagTTTGACTCGACTCGGcgtttaaaaaaaaattttgaaacttgtggtcttaaaagtttaaagggtaaaagctttgtggggtcatgatatttgtgtagttataaaagattctcattaagggtaaaatgggtaaaatgaagagtttaaaattgaattatttccaaatttagaaatgtatcTTTATTtgggaacagactaaaaaggaaagtatctcatctaatttgaaacggatggagtaaatgatatatttttaaatttggaaataattcaactttaaactctttattttacccattttatccttaatgagaagcttttataaccacacaaatatcatggccccacaaagcttttaggatcacaagtttcaaaaattttcattcttttttcttaaacttcacgCCGAATCAAACTACCTTATCTAAATTACCTTTGAGAAAATATTACCTTTCTCGTATTTGACGTACGGTACAAAATTTATGTCATATATGCCTATCATGTTCTGCTGTGTACACAAAATTTATGTCATATATGCCTATCATGTTCTGCTGTGTACTTTCTTGTAATTTAGGAGTACCGTTTAAGTTATAGGGTGCGTTtgatatgaaggaaaatattttttaaaaaataagtgattttcttacttaattttttagtatttagtttgttagcataaaaatatttatgaaaaataGATAATGTAGGCAAATAGTATATTAGACAAAATGGATAAAAATAGGAGAAGATGGTAGGTCGAGGTCTAAGGACCGAGTGGCGGTGGCGGGGAAGGGTGATGGCATGAGGGGTGTTGGGGTTGTGGgtaggggtgggggtggggtgggggttcGGGTGGGTGGGGTAGGAGTAGAGAATATAGTGGGAAAGACTGagaaagagttttgaaaaatatttttactccTTTTGATAAGGAAATTATTTTCGtctaattgaaagaaaataagtTAATGAGTAAAATATTTAAGTTAGCTAaacatgaaaatttgaaaaatatttttcttcataccaAATAAACCCATGATCTGCTATATTTTACGTTATAAATATGCCATTTTTAAGTTATAATCTGGTGTTTTTCTTAAGTCAGAGCAATTTTTAGGTTTAAAATGATTTCTTAATCGAAAAACGATTTTAGAATGCGTTTGCATAAGTTCCGGCCAACCTTGACTGGGTTTTGGCCAAATCGATATTcccgaatatttaataaaagttGAGTGAATTTTTTGGATTGAACTATTAGTTGGAAGATTTTCCGACAATTAGGCTATAGGTTTAATGATTTTTTCCGTAATTAACCCTATATTTTATTACTATTAAAAGCATATACCTATATTTTTCACAAACTTACAAGTTTAAACCTCTATGTTATCCAAAATAATGCCCATGCATATATTTTCAAATTCAATTGcttagagaaagaaaaagaaaaagaaaaacactaCCTTCAAACATAAAGTAAatggaaaagaaaggaaaagaaaaactcagTTATCCCAAAGTAACAGTAGGTCAAAAAAAATAGGTCAACTTAAATCTAGAGCACAGTGAAAAAGGGTAGAATAAACATGGCTGGATTAGAAGAGCCAAGAAATGAAATCCAACCCTCTATCTGCCGCAAGCATGAGACACTATGCTTCTTCACTAGCTATAACATCTACCAAATGGCTGACCAACACCTGTTTCTAGCTATGCccattaattaattaatcatttcttttaaaactttgtttaacGAGATGAACTTTTGTatttaattattataattttGGTGGCCTAATAcattaaaagaataaaaaagtcAATAAGTATATACCAAGACAAAGAACTAGAAGACAAAAACAAGTACTGCTCCGAGAACCTTTGAAATGTCCAATTCTTTTGCCAGCAACAGAAGCAGATCAGTGCTTTGTCTGGTTGATGGAGGAAGATAAGAAATGGACTATATGTGCTTCAATTGTTAATTCTATAATAATATAATCCAAGGAAACCTTATAAGTACTATATATTTATCTTTTGAGGTAAAATAATTAACCAGATAAATATAGGGAACAAAGAAAGGAAGACATGAATGGGGAAGTACAAGATACTACGCATGCAATTTAAGATAGCACACATGGGTTGTCCTCTACTGCTTGGTGTATAATGTATTGTTGCACTTGGTTTTGGCTTTTGGTTATAAAAGCTGTTATCTTGGGCGGATGAGGCAAAAATGGCTAAATACTTGTTAgatatcactactagaaatccatCAAATACCGACCAGAAAAATTGCCAGACTTTGGTCGATTATGACCgattaccgaccaaaacgcgataATATACGCTTGAACAGTATTTTAATGATCGTTTTAATCTACCGACaaatgttggtcggtaatttccgatcAACTTTGGccggaaacatattttattaatttaattttaccgaccaaaattggtcggtgcatttaatttatgtttttttattaattattaaaattaaaaaaaatcgaccaactttggtcagtaactgaaactatatatttttttaaaataattaaattttaacatTACCGACCAGCGTTGGTCGGTAACCTCAACAGTGCAGGCaacataccgaccaaagttggtcggtaatattgaattctgggaattcattGTTcataaaccgaccaactttgatcggtaataatattcaattaatttttttaaaaataaatatagaccaactttggtcggtaatatgcaattattatttttttattaaaaaccgaccaactttggtcggtttttttgggtTTAATTTGGGCATAAAAATGTCTGTTTTgatagctacaccacctgccagcacaccaccaccaccaccaccaccaccaccaccaccaccaccaacaacaacaacaacaacaacaacaacaacaacaacaacaacaacaacaac is a genomic window of Nicotiana tabacum cultivar K326 chromosome 16, ASM71507v2, whole genome shotgun sequence containing:
- the LOC107775976 gene encoding uncharacterized protein LOC107775976, coding for MGLVSMFWVFFFILGSVIFQLSQSATVVVDGVSEWKNPTVQIGDSIIFQHKYQYNLYIFQNQNAFNVCNFTQATLLTKSDSKSYTWHPSRPSLFYFSFNNGSNAACLQGQKLAIKVSLSTPAPEQPPAGAPPVISGGVVSPSPAYPWPFQPRETTSPSPAPSALFPANGPMLPEKGGDIPFINSNPAVPLPTGEVDSATIRPLTTSGSAHPIMQVVGFSAIQRALCCAIFLMLL